From a region of the Streptomyces sp. NBC_01454 genome:
- a CDS encoding response regulator, with product MSAADIRVLVIEDDPVAADAHALYVGRVPGFTVSGTVHSGAGARRHLEAHGVDLLLLDLYLPDGHGLALVRTLRAAGHTADIIAVTSARDLTMVREGVSLGVVQYVLKPFTFATLRDRLTRYARFRATTGEASGQDEVDRALAALRSPQPAALPKGLTAATLRAVTDVLRAAGGGLTATEAAADVGISRITARRYLEHLVVGGRAARAPQYGQVGRPELRYRWSGH from the coding sequence GTGAGCGCCGCCGACATCCGGGTCCTCGTCATCGAGGACGATCCGGTCGCCGCCGACGCGCACGCCCTGTACGTCGGGCGGGTGCCCGGCTTCACCGTCTCCGGCACCGTGCACTCCGGCGCCGGCGCCCGCCGCCATCTGGAGGCGCACGGCGTCGATCTGCTGCTGCTCGACCTCTATCTGCCCGACGGCCACGGGCTGGCGCTGGTGCGCACGCTGCGCGCGGCCGGGCACACCGCCGACATCATCGCGGTCACCTCCGCCCGCGACCTGACGATGGTGCGCGAGGGCGTCTCGCTCGGCGTGGTGCAGTACGTCCTCAAGCCGTTCACCTTCGCCACCCTGCGCGACCGGCTCACCCGCTACGCCCGGTTCCGCGCCACCACCGGCGAGGCCAGCGGGCAGGACGAGGTGGACCGGGCGCTCGCGGCGCTGCGCTCGCCCCAGCCGGCCGCGCTACCCAAGGGGCTGACGGCGGCCACCCTGCGGGCGGTGACCGATGTGCTGCGAGCCGCCGGCGGCGGGCTGACGGCCACCGAGGCCGCCGCCGACGTGGGAATCTCCCGGATCACCGCGCGCCGCTATCTGGAACATCTCGTGGTCGGCGGCCGGGCCGCCCGCGCACCCCAGTACGGCCAGGTCGGCCGGCCCGAATTGCGCTATCGCTGGTCGGGCCATTGA
- a CDS encoding extracellular solute-binding protein has protein sequence MRPTAPLILLAAAVVAAGTLTACGGGPDGDRNTVKVAFIKDTNSKVTVRDDYVRLVARQFEKQHPGKTVRLIPIQASENDYYTKIQQMMRSPRTTPDLVYEDTFLVNSDIKAGLLRPLDAQLRGWKQWRQFEPAAKAAARGQDGRTYGVPDGTDTRGLWFNKKIFKKAGLPANWRPRTWDEVLDAARTVRRKVPGVIPLNVFTGKGAGEAAVMQGFEMLLYGTGENQLYDPGSGKWVTGTRGFRDSLAFLDTVYKEKLGPEVSDALSPNIQTNVAAELLPEEKLAIDLDGSWLGQQWQPTGGGNPWPAWSTTLGQAPFPTQHGAPPGRVSLAGGWTWSVPRQARQPAAAWQLIKTFQSRQNALEWCVRGAQIAVRKDVAADPRYLKSVPGIGFFTGLVPISRYRPALPDYPKVAAAIGEAMEAVTAGDSSPDRAAGDYDASLPSLVGGRTVAKP, from the coding sequence GTGCGCCCCACCGCCCCGCTGATTCTTCTCGCCGCCGCCGTCGTGGCCGCCGGCACGCTCACCGCCTGCGGCGGCGGGCCGGACGGCGACCGCAACACCGTCAAGGTCGCCTTCATCAAGGACACCAACAGCAAGGTCACCGTCCGGGACGACTATGTCCGCCTGGTGGCACGGCAGTTCGAGAAGCAGCACCCCGGGAAGACGGTCCGGCTGATCCCGATCCAGGCCTCGGAGAACGACTACTACACCAAGATCCAGCAGATGATGCGCTCCCCGCGGACCACACCGGACCTGGTCTACGAGGACACCTTCCTGGTCAACTCCGACATCAAGGCCGGGCTGTTGCGCCCGCTGGACGCGCAGCTGCGCGGCTGGAAACAGTGGCGGCAGTTCGAGCCGGCCGCGAAGGCCGCGGCCCGGGGGCAGGACGGCAGGACGTACGGCGTCCCGGACGGCACGGACACCCGCGGGCTGTGGTTCAACAAGAAGATCTTCAAGAAGGCCGGACTGCCCGCGAACTGGCGGCCCCGGACCTGGGACGAGGTGCTGGACGCGGCCCGGACGGTCCGGCGCAAAGTCCCCGGCGTCATCCCGCTGAACGTCTTCACCGGCAAGGGCGCGGGCGAGGCCGCCGTGATGCAGGGCTTCGAGATGCTGCTGTACGGCACCGGCGAGAACCAGCTCTACGACCCGGGCAGCGGGAAGTGGGTCACCGGCACCCGGGGCTTCCGCGACAGCCTGGCCTTCCTCGACACCGTCTACAAGGAGAAGCTCGGGCCCGAGGTGTCCGATGCGCTGAGCCCCAACATCCAGACCAATGTGGCCGCCGAGCTGCTGCCCGAGGAGAAGCTCGCGATCGACCTCGACGGCTCGTGGCTGGGCCAGCAGTGGCAGCCGACCGGCGGCGGCAACCCCTGGCCCGCCTGGTCGACGACGCTGGGCCAGGCACCGTTCCCCACCCAGCACGGCGCCCCGCCCGGCCGGGTCAGCCTGGCCGGCGGCTGGACCTGGTCGGTGCCGCGGCAGGCCCGGCAGCCGGCGGCGGCCTGGCAGCTGATCAAGACCTTCCAGTCCCGGCAGAACGCCCTCGAATGGTGCGTACGGGGCGCGCAGATCGCGGTGCGCAAGGACGTCGCGGCCGACCCGCGCTACCTGAAGTCCGTGCCCGGCATCGGCTTCTTCACCGGTCTGGTCCCGATCAGCCGGTACCGGCCCGCGCTGCCCGACTACCCCAAGGTCGCCGCGGCGATCGGCGAGGCGATGGAGGCGGTCACCGCCGGTGACTCCTCGCCGGACCGGGCGGCCGGGGACTATGACGCGTCGCTGCCCTCGCTCGTCGGCGGCCGGACCGTCGCCAAGCCGTGA